In Drosophila pseudoobscura strain MV-25-SWS-2005 chromosome 4, UCI_Dpse_MV25, whole genome shotgun sequence, the following proteins share a genomic window:
- the LOC6902615 gene encoding condensin complex subunit 2-like: MTSPHSETPLPRSAVGSYRKNDEAERQEPRRRTPLVQQDTRTSSALESIEENETIRSCVDLYNKNKLSKDNVWNMSLIDTLANLMDRHHKQLNNFKMAGYSLEASAKIYALRVDSIYKDALRISAGLNGRLLTGLPEGPPGDGEGADAAPSQQQQAAPKLKRQKRNLSTVTKNKETLNARLDMVPMQDAVFGKLNSTVGSINASNRLMHNILPSVDSEMRLRTTHKFWDSTEETDELMDSETLSAGTKEWANEELCNAEWLPKLYNHMDKLKLRPLHTGYVITSAPNPQPQSGSISEAAPTCNDAAEGLDNADDFGVNPTDISVAFDMNAECEPMPDMEASPPIILDIQSNDLQDLTAEEQTRLSKTAGVIDDLRPVDGVTSLDYSYRPMDRIRQFWAGPAHWKIRRTRPLTTLAETNRPMAAKPKKTAAATSKRRMKNLHYGKFNKELFKPLNAYKKKQRKVNEKKWDARKVVRPTKFNFEADYFLKYDSAPGIKVSQSFGEADLVEGLENDTDMDGGSHHDDADIELSDNEHFTTDEPITNRMSAAGIENTMDMMNEDSCEDRLNQSQSIHEDDDTILKISTEFKDAPRQVTKVIVPFAKHAKVIDMKNLKKSCHSLIQKQLLNPVDETSVPSYSVPKEESYAKGTASFQEVYRSLPDVLSDKMKDSLSPSVALYAVLHLATDMKLRLIPQENLEDFQIRQVLDDED, from the exons ATGACGTCGCCACACTCGGAGACCCCTCTGCCTCGATCTGCGGTGGGCAGCTACCGCAAAAACGACGAGGCCGAGCGGCAGGAGCCACGCCGGCGCACACCGCTGGTCCAGCAGGACACTCGCACGAGTTCAGCTCTCGAGTCCATCGAGGAGAACGAGACGATACGCTCCTGCGTGGATctgtacaacaaaaataagcTGAGCAAAGACAATGTCTGGAATATGTCGTTGATTGATACACTAGCCAATCTAATGGATCGCCATCACAAACAGCTGAACAATTTCAAG ATGGCTGGCTATTCGCTGGAGGCCTCGGCCAAGATCTACGCCCTGCGTGTAGACTCAATCTACAAAGATGCATTGCGTATATCGGCGGGTTTGAATGGTCGCCTCTTGACGGGCTTACCTGAGGGACCTCCAGGTGATGGCGAAGGTGCCGATGCGGCTCCcagtcaacagcagcaggcggcaccTAAGCTCAAGCGCCAGAAAAGGAATTTATCAACGGTGACAAAGAACAAGGAAACATTGAATGCGCGTTTGGACATGGTGCCCATGCAGGATGCGGTTTTTGGGAAGCTCAATTCGACGGTGGGTTCCATCAATGCCTCCAATCGCCTGATGCACAACATTCTGCCCAGCGTGGACTCTGAAATGCGGCTACGCACGACCCACAAATTCTGGGATTCGACGGAGGAGACGGATGAGCTCATGGACAGCGAAACGCTGAGTGCTGGCACCAAGGAGTGGGCCAATGAAGAGTTGTGCAATGCGGAATGGCTGCCTAAGCTGTACAACCATATGGACAAACTAAAACTGCGGCCACTCCACACGGGCTACGTGATAACCAGTGCTCCCAATCCCCAGCCACAGTCGGGATCTATTTCAGAGGCGGCCCCCACATGTAATGACGCTGCTGAGGGGCTGGATAATGCGGACGACTTCGGTGTGAATCCCACAGATATATCCGTAGCATTTGACATGAATGCCGAGTGTGAGCCCATGCCGGATATGGAGGCAAGTCCACCCATTATCCTAGATATACAATCGAATGATTTGCAGGATCTCACCGCCGAGGAGCAGACGCGTTTGAGCAAAACGGCCGGGGTCATTGACGATCTGAGGCCAGTGGATGGTGTGACTAGCCTGGACTACTCTTACAGGCCCATGGACAGAATCCGACAGTTTTGGGCGGGTCCAGCGCATTGGAAAATCAGGCGCACTCGTCCGCTCACCACTCTGGCCGAGACGAATCGACCTATGGCTGCTAAACCAAAGAAAACGGCGGCAGCCACCTCCAAGCGACGCATGAAGAATCTGCACTATGGAAAGTTCAACAAGGAGTTATTCAAGCCCCTCAATGcttacaaaaaaaagcagcgaAAGGTCAATGAAAAGAAATGGGATGCCCGAAAGGTGGTGCGGCCCACAAAATTCAACTTTGAAGCGGATTACTTTTTAAAATACGACTCGGCGCCGGGTATTAAAGTTAGCCAGAGTTTTGGAGAAGCCGATCTCGTTGAGGGACTGGAAAATGATACGGATATGGATGGGGGCTCCCACCACGACGATGCCGACATAGAGCTCTCTGACAACGAACATTTCACCACAGATGAACCTATCACGAACCGAATGTCGGCAGCGGGCATTGAAAATACCATGGACATGATGAATGAGGATTCATGTGAGGATAGGCTcaatcaaagccaaagcatCCATGAGGATGACGATACAATCTTGAAGATATCCACCGAATTTAAGGATGCACCAAGGCAG GTCACCAAAGTAATTGTGCCATTTGCGAAGCATGCCAAGGTGATCGACATGAAGAATCTCAAGAAAAGCTGCCATTCTTTGATCCAGAAACAGCTCCTGAATCCTGTCGATGAGACATCAGTACCCTCATACTCAGTGCCAAAGGAAGAAAGCTACGCGAAGGGTACCGCCAGCTTCCAGGAGGTTTACCGATCCTTGCCTGATGTCTTGAGTGACAAAATGAAAGATTCTCTGTCCCCATCGGTGGCCCTCTATGCGGTTCTTCATTTGGCCACCGACATGAAACTGCGACTCATTCCACAAGAGAATCTAGAGGATTTTCAAATCCGGCAAGTTCTGGATGACGAAGATTAG